The genome window TCAACTACAATTTTTTCAATTATAACATGGATTGTTCTTTCCAGATGGAGGATTATGGCAAGGCATAATATCATTTCTTTTGGTGCATGCAGATGATAATTTAAGTAGAATTGAAAACAAAATTCACAAGACAGTTGTCCAAACAACATCTGGTATGTTTTGTTTTTTGTACCTGAAACAATTTCAAAGAGGTAGAAATTTGAAGGGGCATTACATAAATAAATGAAAGTTTCATTATGAGATAAATCTCATGGAGCTGCTAGAATGTGAACAACCTAAGTACAGACAAGTCAACTTGTTGGTTGTCATCTTTAATATCATTCATAAATGGGGAGATCGAAAGGTCTCTTTCCTAGAGAATCTTCTAAGTCTGTTCCTGATGTGGGAACGCGTTGCAAGCACCTATCACTGCTGTCTTTCTTCATTTTCAAGAATAAACTGTGCCTGATGAAGAAAATACCAGGCCTATCAACATACCAattaacaataaatagcacaagtTTAATAACAAGTCTTTACCATCGCAGGTCAGTAGTCAGTTCAGGGTGAAAAGCAGTCCCCAGTAAGTTCCCTTGCCTTACTGCAACAATTACTCTCTCACGAGAAACTATTTCCTGCACAAACATATAACAGTTACGTACATTATTGCAAAAGTCCTTTTCTACACAAATGTGCTTAGATAGTTTGATCTCAGGGGAAAAAAGAAGAATGTGGTCAGTATCCTAATCTTGTACAGTTAGTAATCATTAAGGATTACAAAATCACTAGTTTAATATAGAGGAAGTGCAAGGGAAACACAGAGAATAAGTACCATATTTACTAATTAACTGATGATTTCCATCAACTACCAACTGCTGAACATAAAACTTCTATTACAGCACTCATTGGCATTTACGAGTGTCTCATTGCCAAAATGGTTAGATGCATCACTTAAGTTTGAAATATGAATTCTGATTCAGCACTTCATGCAGGGAATTCCATTGAAGATATAGTGTTTATATAGCATCATATAGTAGTGATTATAGACAGCAATTAGATACATATGATCCATAATTCCAACAATCATCCAGAAAAAAGAATTAGACAGTAAGATGGAACTAAAAACAATAGAGTCCATAACATAAAATTTCAGAACAGCAAATATACACTAAGAGACTTGCAAAACTAAGTTAACAGAGACGAACCTCCTCCTGGCCATTGTCAACAGACATTATACTCTTTTTCGTTTCCAAAGGAACAGGGCAATCTGCTAATATCTCGACATCAGGTCCTACTTCTAAGATGGCTGGTGCACGTATAAAAACTCCACGGAAACCATTAGGCCCCCCTTCCTCCTCTGCAAGCTTAGGGACTGACAGTTCTGTTTCAAAGCTCTGAAGCTGCAAAATCAAATTTGAGTAGTCAAAATATATTCTAAAACAAAAGAACATAACaactttgacaagttaaaagtcccAGGTCAAAACCTGACTACCAAAAAAAT of Musa acuminata AAA Group cultivar baxijiao chromosome BXJ1-7, Cavendish_Baxijiao_AAA, whole genome shotgun sequence contains these proteins:
- the LOC103990383 gene encoding probable pyridoxal 5'-phosphate synthase subunit PDX2 isoform X1; this translates as MTTVGVLALQGSFNEHMAALRRIGVKGVEIRKAEQLQAVDALIIPGGESTTMAKLAHYHNLVRPLLSFPALREFVSTGKPVWGTCAGLIFLANKAIGQKSGGQELIGGLDCIVNRNFFGSQLQSFETELSVPKLAEEEGGPNGFRGVFIRAPAILEVGPDVEILADCPVPLETKKSIMSVDNGQEEEIVSRERVIVAVRQGNLLGTAFHPELTTDLRWHSLFLKMKKDSSDRCLQRVPTSGTDLEDSLGKRPFDLPIYE
- the LOC103990383 gene encoding probable pyridoxal 5'-phosphate synthase subunit PDX2 isoform X2, encoding MTTVGVLALQGSFNEHMAALRRIGVKGVEIRKAEQLQAVDALIIPGGESTTMAKLAHYHNLFPALREFVSTGKPVWGTCAGLIFLANKAIGQKSGGQELIGGLDCIVNRNFFGSQLQSFETELSVPKLAEEEGGPNGFRGVFIRAPAILEVGPDVEILADCPVPLETKKSIMSVDNGQEEEIVSRERVIVAVRQGNLLGTAFHPELTTDLRWHSLFLKMKKDSSDRCLQRVPTSGTDLEDSLGKRPFDLPIYE